The Herpetosiphonaceae bacterium sequence CGCACCACCTCGGCATCAGCGCGATGCATCCAGGCGGCAGCCCCGGTCTGCTGCTTGAGCGCGGCCAGACCTCCCGCGTGGTCGGGGTGGCAGTGAGTCAGGACGATGTTGGTTATGTCGGTGGGCTGCCTGCCAAGCTGGCGAACGGCGTTCAGGATCGGCTGGGCGCTGCTCTCTCTGCCGGTATCAATCAGCGTGAGATGGGAGCCGTCTTCGATCAGGAAAACGTTGACCGCTGCGATGGTCATGGCGTACACGTGGGGGAACATCGATTTAAACGTAGGTGGCATGACGTGCCTCGTCGTGGTCAAGCGGCAATACATTTGATCGCGCTGTGGTGAGCATTGATCTGAACGGCTCGTTACATGATGTTCTGGTCGCTGCCAGACGACGTCCAGAGCGAGTACTGGTCAGTCATGGTTGTCTCCCAGTGTGCGCATAGACGAAAGTGTACCAGAATCTCATCATTCGCTGCGTCAGGCGGTGAGCGCCGATCAAGCTATCGAGTAGAGATCCCTGGCTACATCTGCTGGCTCTTGTAGGCGGTCAGGCGAAACGTCTGGATGATCTTGTAGAACGTCGGCGTGAGCTGCTCGGCTTTGGCGATCGACGCGGTGATCGTGACGATGATCAGGCGATGCTCGTTTGCCAGCACGTACTGCGTCGCCGTGACCGTACGGCCCTCGGTCGTGCGCATGCGATACTGGATCGCCTCGGCGTCGGCACTGGGGTGCGGAATGCGTGTGTGCTTCACCGGCTTGACCGTGAACGGCATCGCTTCGAGCGCCTTGATGGCCTGCCGAACCATCAGATCGAACGGCACCGCCTGTGGGAGCGGCTGGACGATCACGTTCATACTGGCCGGGATCGTGCCGCTCTGCGCGGCTTCCATACAATCGCAGGCGACGAGCTTGATGCCACCGGCGAGGAGATCGCCCGTGGAAGCGCCGAAGTTGCTCATCTCAGGGATCTCGCGCTGCATGCGCTCGATCAGCTCGTCGGCGTCTTCCTGATCCAGATCGGCAACCTCCCACTGAGGCGGCAGCGCAAAAGTAAAGCCGACCGCCGATTTATCGTACGCATTCCATCCGGCGGGCGCGGCGATCTCCGGCGCGTGGGGCGTGGTCGTCGGCGCGGCGGTTGGCGGCAGCGGCGTTGCGGTCGGCGGATTGGGCGTGGGCGTTGCCTTTTGGGGCACGGGCGTTGGCGCGGGCGGCGCGGCGGTTGGCGTTGAGGTTGCGCCGACCGCGACCTGGCTGGGGGTGCGTCCAGGGGCGCAGGCTGTCAGGAGAAGCAGGAACGATCCCAGCGCAAGCAGAGCACAGGCGGAACGACGGGTCATCGAAGATGCTCCTTGGATCAACGCATGCGGCGCATGGCGTAAACGAGCGACACATGGGCGATCGAATGTGTCCTGAGCAGGCTACCGCGCGGCGCTGGATTCCGCCAGGTTTCAAGAGTCATGAGCGGATCGGGCTATTCGGGCGAGTCGGATAAGGTAGAGTTCGAGTGGAACTTACTTCTATAAATGAGATTCGTGATCAGTGGAGCTACGCTCAAACCAGAAACGCAAGAGAAGTAGAGAAGTATGGATAGCCTCAAGTCTTTGCTCGCTCAGAATCTTAGATAGACAAGCAGTGGAGTTAGCGCCATACGATGTTGAGGTTGCGTGTAGCGGTTGTACTACTCGGCGAACAATTCAGCCAGGACGGCAAGAACATGAGTTTGACTCTGCTCATCGATCCGTCCGATCCGTCGCACGAGGCGCGCTTTATCAACCGTCCGAATCTGATCGAGGACGATTTGACCTTCTTTCCCTTGAAAGTGGCATTCCACGCGCGATGGATATGCTTGTCCTTTCGTCGTCATCGGCGCCACGATCACCGTCGCGATATAGCGATTCATCTCATCCGGCGAAATGATAAGGCATGGCCGTGTTTTCTTGATTTCACTCCCAATGGTTGGATCGAGGTTGACCAGGTAGACGTCGAAGCGCTTGACTACCATGACCACTCATCCTCGTCCCAGGCGCTTGCTTGCAGGACATCGCTATCGAGCAACTGGTCATCCCCCTGCTCTGCCATGCTCTGAAACGCTTGATCCCATCCTTCTCGTGTCCGGCGTGCTGGGCGGATGACAATCTGGTCGGATTGCAATTCTAGCTCGACTTCTTCCCCCAACTGCATTTGTTCCAAAAAGAGTCTTGGGATACGGACGCCTTGCGAGTTGCCGATCCTCACGATGCGGGTCTTAAATACAGTGTTCATGCCGACCTCATTCCATGGATCTCAGCAGCGATCTGTAATTACATTGTACTTACACCAATAAACCATGTCAAGTAGCGTGCGTGTCATATATGAATAGCGAGCACGAGCAGCAGATGGGAAGATCCTGAGGCGCGAGGTTTTACAGCCAGAGGATGGCTGCTGAGCACCGCGCTCTGGCGTTTTCGCTATCACGCTCGGCATCCACTTCACGCGCTAGAACAAGCTGAGCTGCTCCGGCGGCGGATCGTCCACGCCCAGCTCGCGGCAGACCTGATCGAAGCCGTCTTTGCCGACGCGCACGCGCTGCGGGCCGAGCACCCGCCGCAGCGTCTCGATCACCGCCGCCGCCTGCTCGTCGCCGTCGTGGAGATAGTCGCCGTAGCCGTGCTGGTGGTAGAGCTGAGCAGCCAGGGCGCGCGTCTTGCCGCCCGATCCGCCGTCATCGCGAAACGTGGAGACGACCACCCAATCGACCGCCGGATCGAGCAGCGCGGCCAGGCGCTCGGCGTCGCACGGCAGCAGCGGCGCGATGCTGGCCTGGGTGGGAATGCCCGCCTCGCGCACCCTGCGAATCGCGTCGAGGCGCGCACCGATCGGCGCGCAGGCAGGCTCGAAGATGCGCCGAACTGCCTCGTCATCGGTGGTGATCGACATGCACACGGCCACGCGACCTGATAGACGGGCGAAGAGATCGATGTCGCGTACCACCAGCGGCGAGCGCGTCTGGACCGTCAGCAGCCGGGGCGGGTAGTCGAGCAGCGCCTCGATACAGGCGCGGGTCAGCGACAGCCGTCGCTCGATCGGCTGATACGGATCGGTGACGGTCGACATATACACGTTCTTGCCCCGCAGCTTGCCGCGCTTTCCTGCGGCGCGCAGCAGAGCAACTGCGTTGGATTTGGCCGTGACCCAGCGGCCCCAGGTACGCCGCGCGTCGTCGTTGAAGACGAAGGCGGGCGCGTAGCAGTAGCTGCAATTGAAGGAGCATCCACGGTACGGATTCAGGCTATAGTGAAAGCCGGTATCTGGCACCGCGACGCTGGTAAAGCCGCGTGTTGCGGTCAGGATGCTACGCGCCTCGACGGCATTCACCGCCAGCCGTCCTGGCATCGGCTGTCGCTCGATCGTTGTCGTCATGCGCTAAAGTATAGCACGAATGTACTGATCTGGCCCAGGCAATCGGCGGTGCTGGCGATCATGAAGGCCCTATCGCAGTGAACCCATCGTGTGTAGCTGGTGTGTTTAACATGCGGGTTTTGAGCTGTGTGTAGCCCGATACCTTGATATGCTCATGCCTCGATGAGTTGACATACCCCGGCAATTATTTTATATTGTCTTTAACTTTTCGAGGGTATGTACCTTAGCAGCCGCTATCTTCTTTCACGATCCTGTATCCCATCGAGCGCTGGAGAGATCGCAGCCGACTGTGAGGCTAGGGATGCAGCGTCATCACGAACACCATGATTAATTGGCCCCCCAATGAACGGATCAGCCGTTAACTTAACGCCGCGCTATGCCACATTGGTTGAGCTTACACGTGGTCGCGCGGCGCGGCAGCCGGATCGGTGCGGGTACACGTTCCTCGCCGATGACACAACCAAAACAAGCAGCCTGAGCTATGCCGAACTCGATCTGCGCGCCAGAGCGATCGGCGCGTGGCTGCAACAGGCAGACGCGGCAGGAACATGCGCGCTCTTGCTCTACCCGCCGGGCCTGGACTATATCGCCGCGTTCTTCGGCTGCCTGTACGCCGGAGTCGTGGCGATCCCCGCCTATCCTCCGACCTCTGCCCGCCTGGACCGTGCGCTGCCGCAGCGGCTACGTGCGATCGTGCGTGATGCACAGCCGCGTATTGCCCTGACCACAGAGGCTACCGCTGCGCTGGGCGCGGCGCTCGCGGCACAGGCAGCCGATTTTCAATCGCTGCATTGGGTGCCAACCGATAGTCTGGCCGACGGGCTGGCCGACGAGTGGCGGCCACCCGCGCTGAGCGGCGACACGCTGGCCTTTGTGCAGTACACCTCCGGCTCGACCGCCGCGCCCAAGGGCGTGATGCTGACCCACGCCAACCTGCTGCATAACCTGGCGCTGATCGAGCACGGCTTCGGGCACACGCCCGACAGCCGGGGCGTGATCTGGCTGCCGCCGTACCACGACATGGGCCTGATCGGCGGGATCTTGCAGCCGCTCTACGCGGGCTTTCCGGTGACGCTCATGTCGCCGCTGGCGTTCTTGCAGCGCCCGCTGCGCTGGCTCGAAGCGATCTCCGACTTCAAAGCTACCACCAGCGGCGGGCCGAACTTCGCCTACGATCTGTGTGTGCGCAAGATCACCCCGGAGCAGCGCGCGACGCTCGATCTTTCAAGCTGGCGGGTGGCCTTCAATGGCGCTGAGCCGGTGCGCGCCGAGACGCTCGATCGTTTTGCGGCCACGTTCGCGGAGTGCGGCTTCCGGCGCGAGGCGTTCTATCCGTGCTACGGTCTGGCCGAGGCCACGCTGATCGTCTCCGGTGGGCGTGTGGACGCGCCGCCGACGGTGCGGGAATTCCAGGCTGCGGCGCTCGCAGAGCATCAGGTTGTCGCGGCGGCAGGCGACGATCGAGCGACACGCATGCTGGTCGGCTCCGGCGAAGCGCTGCCCGATCAGCAGGTGCGGATCGTCGATCCCGACACGCTGCGTCCGTGTCCGCCGGATCGCGTCGGCGAGATCTGGGTGGCCGGGCCGAGCGTCGCGCAGGGCTACTGGAACCGCCAGGAAGAAACTGAGCGCTCGTTCCACACGACGATCGACGGCGATTCGCGAACGTTCCTGCGCACGGGCGATCTGGGCTTCCTCCACGACGGCGAGCTGTTTGTTGCGGGGCGCTTGAAAGACCTGATCATCATCCGTGGCCGCAACCACTACCCGCAGGACATCGAGCACACCGTGGAGCGCAGCCATGCCGCGCTGCGTCCGGGCGCTGCGGCGGCCTTCGCGGTCGACGTGGACGACGAAGAGCGGCTGGTAGTTGTCTGCGAGGTCGAGCGCCAGCAGCGTCATGCCGACATCGCACAGGTGGCCGGGTCGGTGCGTCAGGCGGTCGCCGAGCAGCACGAGCTGCAAGCCTACGCGGTGGTGCTGCTGAAGCCCGGCGGCATGCCCAAGACCTCAAGCGGCAAGATCCAGCGCCACGCCTGCCGCGCCGCGTTTCTGGCCGGGACGCTGGACGCGATCGGCAGCAGCGTCCACGAGGCAACCACACAGCCGGAGCCGACGATCGATCTGCTGCCCGCCGATCTGCTGGCGCTGCCGTCGGCGTCGCGCCAGGCGGCGCTCGAAGCCTATCTACGGTCGCAGGTGGCGCGGGTGCTGCGCGTCGTACCGGATTCGATCGATGCGCACCAGCCCTTGAGCGGCCTGGGCCTCGACTCGCTGATGGCGGTCGAGCTGCAACATACCGTCGAGGCTGGCCTGGGGATCGTCGTGCCGATGGCGGCGTTTCTGCAAGAGTGGAGCATCGGCCAGCTTGCCGCCGACATTGGCGCGCAGGCAGCAGCGGGCACCGCCCAGCCGATCGAGCCGGTCGCGCCAACTGGCGCGCATCCGCTCTCGGCGGGGCAGCGCGCGCTCTGGTTTCTGCACCAGCTCGCTCCGGAGAGCGCCGCGTACACGATCGCGCAGGCCGTGCGGGTGCGGGGCGCGCTCGACGCTGCGGCGCTGCAACGGGCCTTCGCGCGGCTGTCCGAGCGTCATGCCGCGCTGCGCACCACTTTTGCCGATCGCGCGGGAGAGCCGGTGCAGCAGATCGACACCGAGCCGCAGATCAGCTTCCAGATCGAGGACGCGACTGGCTGGAGCCTGGAGATGATTCACGAGCGGCTGAGCGCGGCGGCGCGGCGGCCCTTCGATCTCCAGCGCGGGCCGCTGCTGCGGATCAATCTGTTTAGCCAGGCGACCGGGCACGTGCTGCTGCTGGCGATCCATCACACCATCGCCGATCTCTGGTCGCTGGATCTGCTGATGCATGAGATGGGCCTGCTCTATGCCGCCGAGCGCGCGGGCTATGCAGCGCCGCTCGCGCCGCTCGCGCTGAGCTACGTCGATTATGCGCGCTGGCAGGCGCAGATGCTTGCCGGTGCCGAGGGCGAGCGGCTCTGGTCGTACTGGCGGGATCACCTGGCCGATGCCG is a genomic window containing:
- a CDS encoding type II toxin-antitoxin system PemK/MazF family toxin yields the protein MVVKRFDVYLVNLDPTIGSEIKKTRPCLIISPDEMNRYIATVIVAPMTTKGQAYPSRVECHFQGKEGQIVLDQIRTVDKARLVRRIGRIDEQSQTHVLAVLAELFAE
- a CDS encoding AbrB/MazE/SpoVT family DNA-binding domain-containing protein, with the protein product MNTVFKTRIVRIGNSQGVRIPRLFLEQMQLGEEVELELQSDQIVIRPARRTREGWDQAFQSMAEQGDDQLLDSDVLQASAWDEDEWSW
- a CDS encoding radical SAM protein; its protein translation is MTTTIERQPMPGRLAVNAVEARSILTATRGFTSVAVPDTGFHYSLNPYRGCSFNCSYCYAPAFVFNDDARRTWGRWVTAKSNAVALLRAAGKRGKLRGKNVYMSTVTDPYQPIERRLSLTRACIEALLDYPPRLLTVQTRSPLVVRDIDLFARLSGRVAVCMSITTDDEAVRRIFEPACAPIGARLDAIRRVREAGIPTQASIAPLLPCDAERLAALLDPAVDWVVVSTFRDDGGSGGKTRALAAQLYHQHGYGDYLHDGDEQAAAVIETLRRVLGPQRVRVGKDGFDQVCRELGVDDPPPEQLSLF
- a CDS encoding AMP-binding protein, giving the protein MNGSAVNLTPRYATLVELTRGRAARQPDRCGYTFLADDTTKTSSLSYAELDLRARAIGAWLQQADAAGTCALLLYPPGLDYIAAFFGCLYAGVVAIPAYPPTSARLDRALPQRLRAIVRDAQPRIALTTEATAALGAALAAQAADFQSLHWVPTDSLADGLADEWRPPALSGDTLAFVQYTSGSTAAPKGVMLTHANLLHNLALIEHGFGHTPDSRGVIWLPPYHDMGLIGGILQPLYAGFPVTLMSPLAFLQRPLRWLEAISDFKATTSGGPNFAYDLCVRKITPEQRATLDLSSWRVAFNGAEPVRAETLDRFAATFAECGFRREAFYPCYGLAEATLIVSGGRVDAPPTVREFQAAALAEHQVVAAAGDDRATRMLVGSGEALPDQQVRIVDPDTLRPCPPDRVGEIWVAGPSVAQGYWNRQEETERSFHTTIDGDSRTFLRTGDLGFLHDGELFVAGRLKDLIIIRGRNHYPQDIEHTVERSHAALRPGAAAAFAVDVDDEERLVVVCEVERQQRHADIAQVAGSVRQAVAEQHELQAYAVVLLKPGGMPKTSSGKIQRHACRAAFLAGTLDAIGSSVHEATTQPEPTIDLLPADLLALPSASRQAALEAYLRSQVARVLRVVPDSIDAHQPLSGLGLDSLMAVELQHTVEAGLGIVVPMAAFLQEWSIGQLAADIGAQAAAGTAQPIEPVAPTGAHPLSAGQRALWFLHQLAPESAAYTIAQAVRVRGALDAAALQRAFARLSERHAALRTTFADRAGEPVQQIDTEPQISFQIEDATGWSLEMIHERLSAAARRPFDLQRGPLLRINLFSQATGHVLLLAIHHTIADLWSLDLLMHEMGLLYAAERAGYAAPLAPLALSYVDYARWQAQMLAGAEGERLWSYWRDHLADAATTLDLPTDRPRPAVQSYRGTTRAFALDASLTQRLKALSQTTGVTLYTTLLTAFQTLLHRYTGQRDILVGSPTTGRSRAEWAGLLGYFVNLLPMRADFGGHPTFQSLLAQVRQTVLGAFAHQDYPLPLLVERLQPDRDPSRHPLFQVVFALQTTQARQDGVGAATLGAPGARLRLGSLDLESVALDQQIAQFDLTLFMWDQGDRLSGAVEYNTDLFDAATIARMVGHFQTLLASIAANPEQPIAHLALLTEAEQQQMLVEWNRSEAEYPRAAAVHTLIEVQAARTPDVLALVFDGQALSYAELNTRANQLAHYLRAQGVGPDVLVALCVERSLEMIVGMLAILKAGGAYVPLDPAYPAERLQYMLSHSRAPVILTQAALVERLPEHQAQVFCLDADWERLAAQPTTNPPRVVLPDHLAYIIFTSGSTGRPKGVMVTQRGLINLVYGLRAYFADPQVQRTGLITSISFDISVNQIFPTLIFGRTLHVIPDAVKLD